One window from the genome of Moorena sp. SIOASIH encodes:
- a CDS encoding type I polyketide synthase translates to MEPIAIIGIGCRFPGAENPEAFWQLLCDGVDAISEIPKTRWDLHDFYDSDPDTPGKMNSRYGGFLPQVDQFDPHFFGISPREATAMDPQQRLLLEVAWEALEDAGQVRDHLAGSRTGVFVGISNNDYSYTHPDYSTQPQGYDLTGNALNIAAGRLSYLFNFKGPAIAIDTACSSSMVAVHLACQSLWNRESTLALAGGVNIIVSPIGHIALSKLKALSPDGRCKAFDAKANGYVRSEGAGCIVLKPLSKALADNDPIYATIRGSAVNHDGRSKGLTVPYGPAQEALIRQALDNAGVAPSEISYIEAHGTGTPLGDPIEMMALGSVLASNRQEENYCAVGAVKTNIGHLEAAAGIASLIKVALSLKHQQLPPSLHFENPNPYIPFDTLPLRVQKTLGPWPEQFGLAKAGVSSFGFAGTNAHVILEQAPQSSQVPDQARPLKPPYLLPLSAHSPEAVKSLANTYQDYLATQDLNPTLLEDICYTASVRRTHHKHRLALVVNSPEDAKERLQDLLQDPSDLDLASGSKRGNRRPKVVFVCSGQGPQWWGMGRELLQSEPVFRGAIEECDALIRAQANWSLLAELTADESQSRLGETEIAQPAIFALQIALARLWRSWGIEPKAVVGHSLGEVAAAHIAGTLSLADAVRLICDRGRLMQQATGNGKMAALELSLADTENLLSEYDRIFGSAKPNLGIAAINSPTSTVVSGESRAMELFLEFLAQRQTDVFYKLLPVNYAFHSSQMAPFQEELVQRLEGLEPKPENIPVYSTVTGCASQGSDFDATYWGQNIRQAVRFAPAIEALVEAGHTIFLEISPHPVLSGYIAQILDHLNQAGVVVPSLRRSQEERATMLTSLGKLYTQGFRVAWHKLFRSSHCRVVSLPSYPWQEERYWVEQKSQRPSQRPQAFLSQENPDVHPLLGQRLRSPLTETLFESQLTPQVQRFLVGHQVYGMVVLPGAAYLEMALAAGAKVLGSNLGSGSTTLKDVVIQEALVIPEDTSRTTQLILTPDGTGEALWRIVSLATEGEDGPNAWTQHAIGKICVGKTNGQTDGQTNGETQLVSISIEDLKAKFPEELSVKEYYQQLRQRGLEYASSFQGIEQLWRQEGEALGRIRLPEELVSQAQAYQLHPVLMDSGLQLLFATLSGDGDTDTYLPVGLDNLRVYRRPENQLWIYGQMRPQDGLNQESRTADLKLLDNHGQVIAELEGLHVKRAKRQALLHTLQDDFKNWLYEVEWQPKTRLGQTLPADYFPSPSQISDRIQPHANQLQNQHGLEIYEDILVQLEAFSGAYVVSAFQKMGWQFPLNEPITVVSLAQQLGIIDPHHRLFGRMLDILAEEGILTKINTTQWQVSRVPDLQVFEQKPTDLLAQYPAYDAEFTLLERCGEKLAEVVQGKCDPIQLLFPDGSFTSAEKLYQESPGNRVFNLLIQKAVSMAVEKLPKGRTIRVLEIGAGTGGTTSYVASQLPANRTDYVFTDLSHLFMAKAEEKFRDYPFIRYQILDIEQDIEAQGFASNQFDLILASNVIHATSDLRHTMTHVQQLLAPEGMVMLLEGTGRQRWLDLIFGLTEGWWKFTDTELRPDYPLLTPYEWQDLLEDIGFAETGTIPEAGANSGSLSHQSIILAQTAQLDLQTEQQELISPMPGQGSSWLIFADNKGIGQQLAAQLSSRGETCTMVFPSTSYQQLGEGQYQINPEQPEDFQQLLKAVTTSDIPPCRGVVHLWSLNTVDPAKMTVADLEAASVLGCRSVLHLLQSMVKAEFSNLPSLWLVTQGAKQVSAQPTPLAVAQSPLWGLGKVITLEHPELDFVQVDLDPLGQDDQAKALFEELWLDDNEGENNLVLRHGQRYVPRLVRHRQQESTPVELHSDGTYWITGGLGGLGLVVAQWLVAHGARHLVLVGRRGASDHAKVTLKELEEMGAKILVAQADASQTEQVKKVLGEIEVSMPPLKGVIHAAGVLEVGRLEQQDWQDFAKVLAPKVQGAWNLHLLTQHIPLDFFILFSSIASLIGSPGQGNHAAANTFLDTLANYRQTQGLPGLSINWGAWSDLGAVAKRNLNKMSSMRGLGTIAPKQGLQILEQIFHNPSAQIGVMPIEWSEFLQQFTADNIPPLLSELTLEATTQVVAEETSTQALEFLQGLQQLPSHERRERLVSHIRDQVSKVLGWSSSHTLDPHQGFFDIGMDSLTSVELRNRLQTSLGRSLSSTLIFDYPTIYALAGYLVSEMFTEDEQEEDTDSPETTQKDDHPTQTLTSVDVEQLSEEDAEALLLKELESISV, encoded by the coding sequence ATGGAACCAATTGCAATAATTGGCATCGGGTGTCGTTTTCCTGGTGCCGAAAATCCAGAAGCTTTTTGGCAACTATTATGTGATGGAGTCGATGCCATTAGTGAAATCCCCAAAACCCGTTGGGATCTCCATGACTTCTATGATTCTGACCCAGATACTCCTGGCAAAATGAACTCTCGCTACGGGGGCTTTTTGCCCCAAGTAGACCAGTTTGACCCCCACTTCTTCGGCATCTCGCCCCGAGAAGCCACTGCCATGGACCCCCAACAACGGCTATTGCTAGAGGTGGCTTGGGAAGCCCTGGAAGATGCAGGACAGGTACGAGACCACTTGGCTGGCTCCCGAACGGGAGTATTTGTGGGAATTTCCAACAATGATTACAGCTACACTCATCCAGATTATTCCACTCAGCCCCAAGGATACGATCTAACCGGTAATGCCTTGAATATTGCTGCTGGTCGTCTTTCCTATTTATTCAATTTTAAAGGGCCTGCGATCGCAATCGACACCGCCTGCTCTTCTTCAATGGTTGCAGTTCACCTGGCCTGTCAGAGTCTTTGGAATAGAGAGTCTACCTTAGCGTTGGCTGGGGGTGTAAATATTATTGTTTCACCAATCGGTCACATTGCCCTAAGTAAGCTAAAAGCCCTGTCTCCCGATGGTCGCTGCAAAGCCTTTGATGCCAAAGCCAATGGTTACGTTCGCAGTGAAGGAGCAGGTTGCATTGTCCTCAAGCCCCTATCCAAAGCATTAGCTGATAATGACCCGATTTACGCCACTATCCGAGGCAGTGCAGTTAACCACGATGGTCGTAGCAAGGGACTGACTGTTCCCTATGGTCCAGCTCAAGAAGCACTAATCCGTCAAGCCTTAGATAATGCTGGGGTAGCACCCTCGGAAATTAGTTACATTGAAGCCCATGGTACTGGCACACCCCTGGGAGACCCCATTGAAATGATGGCTCTCGGTTCCGTGCTTGCCAGTAATCGTCAGGAGGAAAACTATTGTGCTGTCGGAGCAGTTAAAACCAATATTGGCCATTTGGAAGCTGCTGCTGGCATTGCTAGTTTAATCAAAGTTGCCTTATCCCTCAAACATCAACAACTACCCCCCAGCTTGCACTTTGAAAACCCTAACCCCTATATTCCCTTCGATACTCTACCGCTACGGGTTCAGAAAACCCTAGGGCCTTGGCCTGAGCAGTTTGGTTTAGCCAAAGCTGGGGTCAGTTCCTTTGGGTTTGCCGGTACTAACGCCCATGTGATCTTAGAACAAGCTCCTCAATCCTCCCAAGTCCCGGATCAGGCCAGACCCCTCAAGCCACCCTACTTACTACCGCTCTCAGCCCATAGTCCAGAAGCGGTCAAATCCCTGGCTAACACTTATCAAGACTATTTAGCCACTCAAGACCTCAATCCTACCTTATTAGAGGACATTTGCTACACCGCTAGTGTCCGGCGCACTCACCATAAACACCGCTTAGCCCTGGTAGTTAACTCCCCTGAAGACGCGAAGGAGCGCCTGCAAGATTTACTCCAAGACCCCTCAGATCTTGACCTAGCTAGTGGTAGTAAACGGGGCAACCGCCGCCCGAAGGTAGTGTTTGTTTGCTCTGGTCAGGGGCCTCAATGGTGGGGGATGGGACGGGAACTACTGCAATCGGAACCAGTATTTCGAGGGGCGATAGAAGAGTGCGATGCCCTGATTCGTGCCCAGGCTAACTGGTCATTGTTAGCCGAGTTAACAGCGGACGAGTCTCAATCCCGCCTTGGGGAAACCGAAATTGCTCAGCCTGCTATTTTTGCCCTACAAATTGCCCTGGCTCGGCTGTGGCGTTCTTGGGGCATAGAGCCAAAAGCAGTGGTGGGTCACAGCCTAGGTGAAGTGGCCGCAGCTCACATTGCTGGTACTCTGAGCTTAGCGGATGCTGTAAGGTTAATTTGCGATCGCGGTCGCTTGATGCAGCAAGCCACAGGCAATGGCAAGATGGCAGCATTGGAACTCTCCCTAGCCGATACAGAAAACCTGTTGTCTGAATACGATCGTATTTTTGGATCGGCAAAGCCCAACCTAGGCATCGCAGCAATCAACAGTCCCACCTCAACGGTGGTGTCTGGAGAGTCTAGAGCAATGGAATTATTCCTTGAATTCCTTGCGCAGCGGCAAACGGATGTGTTCTACAAATTGCTGCCAGTGAATTATGCCTTCCATAGTTCTCAAATGGCACCATTTCAGGAGGAGTTGGTGCAGAGACTGGAAGGGCTAGAACCTAAGCCAGAAAATATTCCGGTCTACTCTACAGTTACCGGTTGCGCTAGTCAAGGTTCAGATTTCGATGCTACCTACTGGGGGCAAAATATCAGGCAAGCTGTCCGCTTTGCTCCAGCTATTGAAGCCTTAGTGGAAGCTGGTCATACCATCTTCTTAGAAATTAGTCCCCACCCAGTCCTTTCCGGATATATTGCTCAAATCCTCGACCATCTGAATCAAGCAGGAGTTGTTGTACCCTCCCTACGCCGTAGTCAGGAGGAACGAGCAACCATGCTCACCTCTCTAGGTAAACTCTACACCCAGGGCTTTAGAGTAGCGTGGCATAAACTATTCCGATCCTCCCATTGTCGGGTTGTGAGTTTACCCTCCTACCCTTGGCAGGAAGAACGGTATTGGGTCGAGCAGAAATCTCAAAGACCATCTCAAAGACCACAAGCATTCTTGTCTCAGGAAAACCCTGATGTTCACCCCTTACTAGGGCAACGGTTACGTTCACCCCTCACCGAAACCCTATTTGAATCCCAGTTAACACCTCAGGTGCAGCGTTTCCTAGTCGGTCATCAGGTCTACGGCATGGTAGTTTTGCCTGGGGCGGCTTACTTAGAAATGGCTCTAGCAGCAGGGGCTAAAGTCCTAGGGTCAAACCTAGGTTCAGGTTCCACCACCCTTAAGGACGTAGTAATTCAAGAAGCCCTAGTTATTCCAGAGGATACTAGCCGTACTACACAGTTAATCTTAACCCCGGACGGAACAGGGGAAGCGCTGTGGCGGATTGTGAGCTTGGCCACTGAGGGAGAGGATGGCCCCAACGCCTGGACACAGCACGCTATAGGCAAAATCTGTGTTGGAAAGACAAATGGACAAACAGATGGACAGACAAATGGAGAAACACAACTAGTCTCAATCTCTATAGAAGACCTCAAGGCCAAGTTTCCAGAAGAGTTGTCTGTTAAGGAATACTATCAACAACTCCGCCAACGGGGACTGGAGTATGCTTCCAGTTTCCAAGGTATTGAGCAACTTTGGCGGCAAGAAGGGGAAGCCCTAGGCCGGATTCGGCTGCCCGAGGAGTTAGTCTCTCAAGCCCAAGCCTATCAACTGCACCCGGTCTTGATGGATTCTGGTCTCCAGTTGCTATTTGCCACCTTGTCTGGTGATGGGGATACGGATACCTATCTGCCAGTGGGTTTGGATAATTTGCGGGTATACCGTCGTCCTGAAAACCAGTTGTGGATTTATGGTCAGATGCGTCCCCAGGATGGCTTGAATCAGGAAAGCCGTACTGCTGACCTGAAGCTGTTGGATAATCATGGACAGGTAATCGCAGAACTAGAAGGATTGCATGTTAAGCGGGCAAAGCGTCAGGCTCTGCTCCATACACTCCAAGACGACTTCAAGAATTGGCTCTACGAAGTGGAGTGGCAACCCAAAACTCGTCTAGGTCAGACTCTACCAGCAGACTATTTTCCCAGCCCCTCCCAAATTAGCGATCGCATCCAGCCTCATGCAAATCAGTTGCAGAATCAGCATGGATTGGAAATTTATGAAGACATTTTAGTTCAACTAGAAGCTTTCAGTGGTGCTTACGTAGTCAGTGCTTTCCAAAAAATGGGTTGGCAGTTTCCGCTGAATGAGCCCATCACCGTAGTTTCTTTAGCACAACAGTTAGGTATAATCGACCCTCACCATCGTCTGTTTGGTCGGATGCTGGATATCCTAGCCGAAGAAGGGATACTTACAAAGATTAACACCACTCAGTGGCAAGTTTCCCGAGTGCCTGATCTACAAGTCTTTGAGCAGAAGCCCACAGACCTATTGGCTCAATACCCTGCCTATGACGCTGAGTTTACCTTACTGGAGCGCTGTGGAGAGAAACTAGCAGAGGTTGTACAAGGAAAGTGTGACCCAATCCAACTGTTGTTTCCTGATGGATCCTTTACCTCTGCAGAGAAATTGTATCAGGAATCCCCAGGTAATCGGGTGTTTAACCTACTGATCCAAAAAGCTGTATCAATGGCTGTGGAGAAGTTGCCAAAGGGACGAACCATTCGAGTTTTGGAAATTGGAGCTGGAACCGGAGGCACAACCTCCTATGTTGCTTCCCAACTTCCAGCCAATCGGACAGACTATGTATTTACCGATTTGTCCCATTTGTTCATGGCCAAGGCTGAGGAGAAGTTTCGTGATTACCCCTTTATTCGGTATCAGATTCTGGACATCGAACAAGACATCGAAGCCCAGGGATTTGCTTCCAATCAGTTCGACCTAATCTTAGCATCCAATGTCATCCACGCCACCAGTGACCTACGCCACACTATGACCCATGTCCAGCAACTGCTGGCACCAGAGGGAATGGTGATGTTGCTAGAAGGAACCGGACGTCAGCGTTGGTTAGATCTAATCTTTGGTTTAACAGAAGGCTGGTGGAAATTTACAGATACCGAGTTACGACCAGATTACCCCTTACTTACTCCCTACGAGTGGCAAGATTTGTTAGAGGATATCGGATTTGCCGAGACCGGAACAATTCCAGAAGCAGGGGCTAACAGTGGCAGCTTATCCCACCAATCCATTATCCTGGCTCAAACTGCTCAATTAGACTTGCAAACTGAGCAACAGGAACTGATATCTCCCATGCCAGGGCAGGGAAGTAGTTGGTTGATTTTTGCTGATAACAAAGGTATTGGTCAACAGTTAGCAGCACAGCTCAGTTCCCGTGGGGAAACCTGTACGATGGTCTTTCCCAGCACCTCTTATCAACAGCTCGGGGAAGGTCAATACCAGATTAACCCAGAGCAACCAGAGGATTTTCAGCAGTTGCTCAAAGCAGTAACTACCAGTGATATTCCCCCTTGCCGTGGGGTAGTACACCTGTGGAGTTTGAATACGGTAGACCCAGCAAAAATGACAGTAGCAGACTTAGAGGCTGCCTCAGTCTTGGGATGCCGCAGTGTACTTCACCTACTGCAGTCCATGGTTAAAGCCGAGTTCTCCAACTTACCTTCACTGTGGTTGGTTACTCAAGGGGCTAAGCAAGTGAGCGCACAACCAACTCCTTTAGCAGTGGCTCAGTCTCCCTTGTGGGGTCTTGGCAAAGTGATTACCCTAGAACATCCAGAACTTGACTTTGTACAAGTGGATTTGGATCCCTTAGGTCAGGATGATCAGGCCAAAGCTTTATTTGAGGAACTGTGGTTAGACGATAACGAAGGAGAGAACAATCTAGTTTTACGTCACGGACAACGCTATGTACCTCGCTTAGTGCGCCACCGTCAGCAGGAATCAACCCCAGTGGAATTGCACTCCGATGGCACCTATTGGATTACAGGTGGTCTGGGAGGTCTGGGTTTAGTCGTTGCCCAGTGGCTAGTAGCTCACGGTGCCAGGCATCTGGTCTTGGTGGGACGCAGGGGTGCTTCCGATCACGCCAAGGTCACCTTGAAGGAGCTTGAGGAGATGGGGGCTAAGATCCTGGTAGCTCAAGCGGATGCCTCTCAAACTGAGCAAGTTAAGAAGGTGCTAGGTGAGATTGAAGTCTCTATGCCACCACTGAAAGGGGTTATTCATGCCGCAGGTGTTCTTGAAGTTGGCCGACTCGAACAGCAAGATTGGCAGGACTTTGCTAAGGTATTAGCCCCTAAAGTCCAAGGAGCCTGGAATTTACACCTGCTGACCCAGCACATACCATTGGACTTCTTCATTCTGTTCTCCTCAATCGCTTCCCTGATCGGCTCACCAGGTCAAGGAAACCATGCAGCAGCTAATACCTTTTTGGATACTCTAGCTAATTATCGCCAAACTCAGGGGTTGCCAGGGTTGAGCATCAACTGGGGGGCATGGTCTGATTTAGGCGCAGTAGCTAAGCGCAACTTGAACAAGATGTCAAGTATGCGAGGTCTGGGTACTATTGCACCTAAGCAAGGATTACAGATATTGGAACAAATTTTCCACAATCCCTCTGCCCAAATTGGGGTGATGCCCATTGAGTGGTCTGAGTTCCTACAGCAATTTACTGCTGATAACATCCCACCGCTACTAAGTGAGTTAACACTTGAAGCAACAACACAGGTTGTAGCAGAGGAAACATCAACCCAAGCCTTGGAGTTTCTACAGGGATTACAGCAACTTCCGTCCCATGAGCGCCGCGAACGTTTAGTTAGTCACATTCGAGACCAGGTTAGCAAAGTTTTAGGTTGGAGTTCTTCCCATACCCTAGATCCCCATCAAGGTTTCTTTGACATTGGCATGGACTCTCTGACCTCTGTGGAGTTGAGGAATCGACTGCAAACCTCTTTAGGGCGATCGCTATCTTCAACCTTGATCTTTGACTATCCCACTATCTACGCTCTTGCCGGGTATCTGGTCAGTGAAATGTTTACCGAAGATGAGCAGGAGGAGGATACAGACTCTCCTGAGACTACACAGAAGGATGATCATCCTACACAAACCCTAACCTCAGTAGACGTAGAACAGCTTTCAGAAGAAGATGCTGAAGCCTTACTACTCAAGGAACTAGAAAGTATTAGCGTCTAA